A genomic segment from Polyangium mundeleinium encodes:
- a CDS encoding DEAD/DEAH box helicase family protein, which translates to MSPFLRIPSSSWIASNALAFAVADLYPVSHGHTLVIPRRLVATWFDATPDEQRALFELVDDVKRKLDAELSPDGYNIGINAGEAAGQTVMHLHVHVIPRYRGDVDDPRGGVRHVIPGKGNYLANRSSPLAQGGTDDPFLAHLDPLFRRATDIAILAAFTQERGLDLLEAHVFAALAHGARVRLVTSDYLQITSAEALRTLLDWMGMVATLAEARELSGSFEARIVEIAQLPKGIPSFHPKSWRFAGPGFGAAFVGSSNISQPALGSGVEWNLRVEKDRDPDAYQAIVLAFDRWWNAALPLSPAWIDTYAKLPRPLPALLPSSSPEREDPPPKPPEPHALQREALAALRRSRESSHPRALVVLATGLGKTWLGAFDVSAWSVENNQRPRVLVLAHREELLVQAAKTFRRLSLMADARFGWFVGDKSDLSGQVVFASVQKLSRPDHLARLTPEGFDYVIIDEVHHGTAPSYRGIIDRLRPRFLLGLTATPERADGADVAGLFDDHVAYRADLGVGIQQKHLVPFSYFGLEDDTNYGSIPFRNRRFDPSALEEAIDTDARLERMFRAWQEHPGQRTLVFCGSIRHAEHACAFLKEKGVRAASVHSGPTSAPREDAIQALVDGTFDALCTVDLFNEGIDVPLIDRVVMLRPTESPVVFLQQLGRGLRSASGKTRLVVLDFVGNHRVFLERVRTLISLGPEPTNLRDFLEGNQAARMAPGCTIDLELEAKDLLAKLLPPQGGSPAEQAYRELREVRGQRPRAGELYRMGYSLKKLRDTHGGFFDFVASMGDLDATEKRVLDVAGEFLRELEVTAMTSATRW; encoded by the coding sequence GTGTCGCCCTTCCTCAGGATCCCCTCATCCTCCTGGATCGCGAGCAACGCCCTCGCCTTTGCGGTCGCCGACCTCTACCCGGTCAGCCACGGCCACACCCTCGTCATCCCGCGCCGCCTCGTCGCGACCTGGTTCGACGCGACGCCCGACGAGCAGAGGGCCCTCTTCGAACTCGTCGACGACGTCAAGCGCAAGCTCGACGCGGAGCTCTCCCCGGACGGCTACAACATCGGCATCAATGCAGGGGAAGCCGCAGGACAGACCGTCATGCACCTGCACGTGCACGTCATCCCTCGGTATCGCGGCGATGTCGACGATCCCCGCGGCGGCGTGCGGCATGTCATTCCGGGCAAAGGCAACTATCTCGCGAATCGCTCCTCTCCCCTTGCGCAAGGCGGCACGGACGATCCTTTCCTCGCCCATCTCGACCCGCTGTTTCGCCGCGCGACGGACATCGCCATTCTCGCGGCCTTCACCCAGGAGCGAGGGCTCGACCTCCTCGAGGCCCACGTCTTCGCCGCCCTCGCGCACGGAGCCCGCGTCCGGCTCGTCACCAGCGATTACCTTCAAATCACGTCCGCCGAGGCGCTCCGAACGTTGCTCGATTGGATGGGCATGGTGGCCACGCTCGCCGAGGCCAGGGAGCTCTCCGGGTCCTTCGAGGCACGCATCGTCGAGATCGCGCAACTCCCCAAAGGCATCCCGTCGTTTCACCCGAAGTCGTGGCGTTTCGCCGGCCCCGGCTTCGGGGCGGCGTTCGTCGGATCCAGCAACATCTCTCAGCCGGCACTCGGCTCGGGTGTCGAGTGGAATCTGCGGGTCGAAAAGGACCGTGATCCGGACGCATACCAGGCCATCGTCCTCGCCTTCGATCGCTGGTGGAATGCGGCCTTGCCGCTTTCTCCCGCCTGGATCGATACGTATGCGAAGCTTCCTCGCCCATTGCCAGCGCTCCTCCCCTCTTCCTCCCCTGAACGGGAAGACCCGCCGCCCAAGCCTCCCGAGCCGCACGCACTTCAACGCGAAGCCCTCGCGGCGTTGCGGCGGAGTCGCGAAAGCAGCCATCCACGGGCGCTCGTGGTGCTCGCCACTGGGCTCGGCAAGACGTGGCTTGGCGCATTCGACGTCTCCGCGTGGAGCGTGGAGAACAATCAGCGTCCACGTGTGCTCGTCCTCGCCCATCGCGAGGAGTTGCTCGTCCAGGCCGCGAAAACCTTCCGGAGGCTATCGCTCATGGCGGACGCACGCTTCGGCTGGTTCGTCGGCGACAAGAGCGATTTGTCGGGCCAGGTCGTCTTTGCCTCCGTGCAGAAGCTCTCGCGCCCCGACCATCTCGCACGCCTCACGCCCGAGGGATTCGACTACGTCATCATCGACGAGGTCCACCACGGCACGGCGCCCAGCTATCGCGGCATCATCGACCGGCTGAGGCCTCGTTTTCTCCTCGGCCTCACCGCGACCCCGGAGCGGGCCGACGGAGCCGACGTGGCGGGGCTCTTCGACGACCACGTCGCTTACCGCGCCGATCTCGGCGTGGGGATCCAGCAAAAGCATCTCGTGCCCTTCTCCTACTTCGGGCTCGAGGACGACACGAATTATGGGTCCATTCCCTTTCGCAATCGTCGCTTCGACCCTTCGGCGCTCGAAGAAGCCATCGACACGGACGCTCGGCTCGAACGGATGTTCCGCGCCTGGCAGGAACATCCAGGTCAGCGCACGCTCGTCTTCTGCGGCTCGATTCGCCACGCCGAACATGCCTGCGCTTTTCTGAAAGAGAAAGGCGTCCGCGCAGCCTCCGTTCACTCGGGCCCGACCTCGGCGCCGCGCGAGGATGCCATCCAAGCCCTCGTCGACGGGACGTTCGACGCGCTCTGCACGGTGGATCTCTTCAACGAAGGGATCGATGTCCCCCTCATCGACCGCGTCGTGATGCTACGTCCCACGGAATCCCCCGTCGTTTTCCTCCAGCAGCTCGGCCGAGGTCTACGCTCCGCCAGCGGGAAAACGCGGCTCGTCGTGCTCGATTTCGTCGGCAATCATCGTGTGTTCCTGGAGCGCGTGCGCACGCTGATCTCGCTCGGCCCCGAGCCCACGAACCTGCGCGACTTCCTGGAAGGCAACCAGGCCGCGAGAATGGCGCCCGGGTGTACCATCGACCTCGAGCTCGAAGCCAAAGATCTTTTGGCAAAGTTGCTTCCGCCGCAGGGGGGAAGCCCGGCGGAGCAGGCCTACCGCGAGCTGCGCGAGGTCCGAGGGCAAAGGCCACGCGCGGGCGAGCTGTACCGCATGGGGTACAGCCTCAAGAAGTTGCGCGACACGCACGGAGGCTTTTTCGATTTCGTGGCCTCCATGGGCGACCTCGACGCGACGGAGAAACGTGTCCTCGACGTGGCAGGCGAGTTTCTCCGGGAGCTCGAGGTCACCGCGATGACAAGTGCGACAAGATGGTGA
- a CDS encoding S1 RNA-binding domain-containing protein, with amino-acid sequence MSERRETSESFGALFEQAGGGRQERRRFHVGDKLEVTIVVVAQNAVFADLGGKQEGFFERIDLTDPDGKLLVAVGNKVSATVAAIERGTGQVRLSPLFIRNAEGDPLTTSIGLGAKGQSPVLVEGARVKGSVTGVERYGVFVQIAGTQGRNGRGLIPTVETGTPRGADLKKHFTVGQEVETKIVNIDQEGKIRLSITAVARDEERNSFEKFKDGGSAEAAEAAADKPKADGKKAPQGGAKKPEPRGFGTLGDLLSKKKK; translated from the coding sequence ATGTCCGAGCGCCGGGAAACGTCGGAGTCCTTCGGGGCCCTGTTCGAGCAAGCGGGCGGTGGTCGCCAGGAGCGACGCCGCTTCCACGTGGGCGACAAGCTCGAAGTGACCATCGTCGTCGTCGCCCAGAACGCCGTCTTCGCCGATCTCGGCGGCAAGCAAGAGGGCTTTTTCGAACGGATCGACCTCACCGATCCCGACGGGAAGCTGCTCGTCGCCGTCGGAAACAAGGTCAGCGCCACCGTCGCCGCCATCGAGCGCGGCACCGGCCAGGTCCGCCTGAGCCCCCTCTTCATCCGCAACGCCGAAGGCGATCCGCTCACCACCTCCATCGGCCTCGGCGCCAAAGGTCAGTCCCCCGTCCTCGTCGAGGGCGCGCGCGTCAAGGGCAGCGTCACCGGCGTCGAGCGCTACGGCGTGTTCGTGCAGATCGCAGGCACCCAAGGGCGCAACGGCCGCGGTCTCATCCCCACCGTGGAGACCGGCACGCCGCGCGGCGCAGACCTGAAGAAGCACTTCACCGTCGGCCAAGAGGTCGAAACAAAGATCGTGAACATCGATCAGGAGGGCAAGATCCGCCTGTCGATCACCGCAGTCGCGCGCGACGAGGAGCGCAACTCGTTCGAGAAGTTCAAGGACGGGGGCAGCGCCGAGGCAGCCGAGGCAGCAGCGGACAAACCCAAGGCCGATGGGAAGAAGGCGCCGCAAGGCGGCGCGAAGAAGCCCGAGCCGCGCGGGTTCGGGACGCTCGGAGATCTGCTGTCGAAGAAGAAGAAGTGA
- the dut gene encoding dUTP diphosphatase has product MRVAGPDVPLPAYQSAGAVGLDLCAAVVDEVSIGRGERKLVPTGVRVAIPEGYEGQVRPRSGLALKHGITVLNAPGTIDPDYRGELMVLLINHGDAPFVVRRGERIAQLVICPVARAELVVAESLDETVRGVGGYGSTGQ; this is encoded by the coding sequence ATGCGCGTGGCCGGTCCGGACGTGCCGCTGCCGGCGTACCAATCCGCAGGCGCCGTCGGGCTCGATCTGTGCGCAGCCGTGGTCGACGAGGTGTCGATCGGTCGCGGCGAGCGCAAGCTCGTGCCAACAGGCGTGCGTGTCGCCATCCCCGAAGGATACGAGGGGCAGGTGCGGCCACGCTCAGGGCTCGCGCTGAAGCACGGGATCACCGTGCTAAACGCACCAGGGACGATCGATCCGGATTACCGCGGCGAGCTGATGGTGCTGCTCATCAACCACGGCGACGCACCGTTCGTCGTGCGTCGCGGAGAGCGGATCGCACAGCTCGTGATCTGTCCCGTGGCGCGCGCCGAGCTCGTCGTCGCAGAGTCACTCGACGAGACGGTACGCGGCGTCGGCGGGTACGGTTCGACCGGGCAGTGA